The Pirellulales bacterium genome contains a region encoding:
- a CDS encoding PD-(D/E)XK nuclease family protein, which yields MISAAKLAPNETAERLMGRDYLSFSSLSLYQTCPLRWYFKYVAGLPEETVSSSLVFGGAIHRAVELHFNELLAGNPAPDLDTLLAAYQTGWLDRDPARVHFGKDETAESLGRLADRMLRAFQGSKLAEPGGKIIGVEEELRGQLVPGCPDLLARIDLLVDTGDALVITDFKTARSRWSAGHADEAGEQLLLYSELVRRLAPEKSIRLEFAVITKTNEPVVDRLAVTVDPHRVARTKRVMQNVWRAIEGRHFFPSPSPMNCPTCPYRAPCRAWTG from the coding sequence ATGATTAGCGCCGCCAAGCTCGCGCCCAACGAAACAGCCGAGCGGCTCATGGGCAGGGACTATCTCTCGTTTTCATCGCTATCCCTGTATCAGACCTGTCCGCTGCGCTGGTACTTCAAGTATGTCGCCGGCTTGCCCGAAGAAACGGTTTCTTCGAGCCTCGTCTTCGGCGGCGCGATCCATCGAGCGGTCGAACTCCATTTCAACGAGCTGCTGGCCGGTAACCCGGCGCCAGACCTCGACACTCTGCTCGCCGCGTACCAGACAGGCTGGCTGGACCGGGATCCCGCGCGCGTCCATTTCGGCAAGGACGAAACTGCCGAAAGCCTGGGTCGGCTGGCCGACCGCATGTTGCGGGCTTTTCAAGGCAGCAAACTTGCGGAGCCGGGCGGCAAGATCATCGGCGTCGAAGAGGAGTTGCGCGGGCAGCTCGTTCCAGGGTGCCCTGACCTTTTGGCTCGCATCGACCTGCTCGTCGACACGGGCGACGCACTGGTCATCACCGATTTCAAGACGGCCCGCAGTCGCTGGAGTGCGGGCCACGCTGACGAAGCCGGCGAGCAATTGTTGCTTTATTCGGAGTTGGTCAGGCGACTGGCGCCGGAAAAGTCGATCCGGCTAGAGTTCGCCGTCATCACCAAAACCAACGAACCGGTCGTCGACCGGCTCGCAGTGACCGTTGATCCCCACCGCGTGGCACGGACCAAGCGCGTCATGCAGAACGTCTGGCGTGCAATCGAGGGGCGCCATTTCTTTCCAAGCCCATCGCCGATGAACTGCCCGACGTGCCCGTACCGCGCGCCGTGCCGCGCCTGGACCGGCTGA
- a CDS encoding DUF2167 domain-containing protein, whose translation MRDMLKLNVLSFANVLTLGVYVAFCLASMPFPAQASETNAERASRLYNTITWVKGPATASLGSHATIDVPAGFQFTGTVGAKTWAEINENLADDTLDGVLMPVNLSWFLNLHYNDIGHVPDNEKGSLDADAILRSIREGTDAGNIARRQHNWPELHVVDWIHPPSYDAQSNHLVWAIKLQSTDGVTGNYRTEILGRTGIMSAVLVADIDSLPSVIPAAKQLLSTVRFTPGNTYAEWRSGDRMAQYGLTGLITGGATVTAAKTGLLSKLGGLIAKSGKGVAAACVALLAGLWKLLTGKCKADGKPAA comes from the coding sequence AGCGTTCTGTCTTGCGTCCATGCCCTTCCCGGCTCAAGCGAGCGAGACCAATGCAGAGCGCGCATCGCGGCTCTACAACACAATTACTTGGGTCAAGGGCCCAGCCACCGCATCGCTGGGGTCGCACGCGACAATTGATGTGCCAGCAGGCTTCCAGTTCACCGGCACGGTCGGAGCTAAGACTTGGGCAGAGATTAACGAGAACCTAGCAGATGATACTTTAGATGGTGTACTGATGCCGGTTAACCTGTCTTGGTTTCTTAATCTACATTATAACGACATCGGACACGTACCTGACAACGAGAAGGGCAGCCTCGACGCCGATGCCATACTGCGAAGCATTCGCGAAGGCACTGATGCGGGCAACATCGCACGCCGCCAACACAACTGGCCAGAGCTTCATGTGGTCGACTGGATTCATCCGCCGAGTTACGACGCCCAGTCTAATCATCTAGTCTGGGCGATAAAGCTACAGTCAACCGATGGGGTGACGGGGAACTACCGCACCGAAATTCTCGGTCGCACCGGAATTATGTCGGCTGTCCTCGTTGCGGACATTGACTCGCTGCCAAGTGTCATTCCGGCGGCCAAACAACTTCTCTCTACAGTGCGCTTCACGCCGGGCAATACGTACGCCGAATGGCGCTCCGGCGATCGCATGGCCCAATATGGGCTAACTGGCTTGATTACAGGCGGAGCCACAGTTACAGCCGCGAAAACCGGCCTACTGTCTAAGCTCGGCGGCCTGATTGCCAAGTCGGGTAAAGGGGTCGCGGCAGCCTGTGTGGCGTTGTTAGCTGGGCTTTGGAAGCTGCTTACCGGAAAGTGCAAAGCGGATGGGAAGCCGGCTGCATGA